The Ptiloglossa arizonensis isolate GNS036 chromosome 2, iyPtiAriz1_principal, whole genome shotgun sequence sequence TAAACAATTTGATTCATATCCAAAGAAGTTTATGAAATGAATTTTATACTGCAGCAACAACTCATTGCATAATATTGTTAATACTCAATATATCAAATTTCGTTATTTAGTAAAGTACCAAGAAAGTACGTTTACTATTTCTACGAATCGTGAAAATAACTAACCGTATATAAGTACGTGAAACATGTTCTGGAGACTAATGGTTATACAATAACTAATGACGAtataattatatgtataataagtatcaaattctttttcatttcaaagaaaattaacaATTCATATTAGATAAAtcatttattaaaaaagaaatatatgtgTTAGGTTAATTAAACGTCAAACAgtaacatatatatgtatatatatatatacacataagtAATAATATTCCCTTTCGAAAATGTGGTTCAGTAAaggatgcaaacaattttttaaacatcaGCGATTTTGCACACGAATTTTggtatattacaaattttattttgcctTATACTCTGTATATATTGAAAAActattttttatgaaatataatttcatgtattataataattattatgtatacttTGTTGCAGTTTAAAAAACGATCTACACAAAATGATATAgacacaagacaacaaattccaaAACCTGAATATGATATAAACTTTTTATGTAATCCATCAAATCgggatataatttttaataatataattgcAAGGAATAGTATTGGAAATATTGATAAGGTTCTTGAGTTTTCACAGATACCAGAACAAAAAGAACTGTTCTTGCATGAATTAAGTAAAATTCCAAATCAAACTGATCCAGCAGTAATATCTTATGGCAATGACCCACGCGTACTAAAAGAATGTGGGCTCAAACCAGAATTTGATTTTGAACCAAAAGAATTTTCAGATCtagttacaaaattaaaattatttaaatcaaaatatttaagTCCTTTAGTAGGACAAAAAGGATATGTATTTATAGGAGACTTGGCAAACTTGGAAGAAGCATTagttttttatacaattaataaattaataaaatatggtTTCAAACTTATTTCAGTACCTGATATTATTCCTACTAAACTAATAGAAAGGTGTGGATTAATATCAGATAATGGACGGACTCTTGTATATAGTTTAAATTCTTCCTATGGAGATGATTATAGTTTATCTGGTACTGCAGAAATGTCATTAGCTTACAAAGTAATGAATACTACATTTTCCACTGCAGATTTACCATTAAAACTGGCTGCAGTAAGTAGATGTTTCAGAGCAGAAACATCTAATCTCGTAGAAGAAAGAGGAATATATAGGTAATATTTCTTTGTATTTAATATTGATAggcataaattaaaatattgacGTTACATTTATATTGATTTGTCTGTTGTCAGAGTTCATCAGTTTACAAAAGTTGAAATGTTTGTATGTTCTGAGCAAGAAAAATCTGCAGAACAATTTCAAGAACTTCAAACAattcaagaaaatttattttcttctttaaatttacattttcaaataattgatATGCCACCCCATGATCTAGGAAATCCAGCATATAGGTATGTAACAAGTACTTAATTATACATGTTTGACTgcacatttatttattaaatactatattataaattttatgtaaTTAGAAAAGTTGATATAGAAGGTTGGATGCCTGGAAGAAAATTATATGGAGAATTATCTAGTTGCAGTAATTGTACAGATTATCAGTCACGCAGACTCAACATAAAATATAAGACAAAAACTGGAGAACTCTTGCATGTTCATACTTTAAATGGAACTGGATGTGCAATTCCTCGTATGCTAATTGCACTTTGTGAAACGTATCAAACAAAACATGCTCGCATTAAAGTTCCTGAAATTTTAATACCTTACATGAATGGAAAAATGATGATTAAAAAACAACCAATTGCAGACATGAGAACCTTTAAATTCAAgtcaatatattaatatattgttgtacattttgttttaaaatataag is a genomic window containing:
- the Serrs-m gene encoding seryl-tRNA synthetase, mitochondrial — protein: MWFSKGCKQFFKHQRFCTRILFKKRSTQNDIDTRQQIPKPEYDINFLCNPSNRDIIFNNIIARNSIGNIDKVLEFSQIPEQKELFLHELSKIPNQTDPAVISYGNDPRVLKECGLKPEFDFEPKEFSDLVTKLKLFKSKYLSPLVGQKGYVFIGDLANLEEALVFYTINKLIKYGFKLISVPDIIPTKLIERCGLISDNGRTLVYSLNSSYGDDYSLSGTAEMSLAYKVMNTTFSTADLPLKLAAVSRCFRAETSNLVEERGIYRVHQFTKVEMFVCSEQEKSAEQFQELQTIQENLFSSLNLHFQIIDMPPHDLGNPAYRKVDIEGWMPGRKLYGELSSCSNCTDYQSRRLNIKYKTKTGELLHVHTLNGTGCAIPRMLIALCETYQTKHARIKVPEILIPYMNGKMMIKKQPIADMRTFKFKSIY